The Nomia melanderi isolate GNS246 chromosome 4, iyNomMela1, whole genome shotgun sequence genome segment CAATTCGATCGTAGTTCCACGGTTGGGTCCCCGTCGTCGGGGGGTCAGAGTAATAATTCGTGCGGGGAACATCGGAAACGGTCGGAACGTCTGAATCGCATATCCGGCCGAAATGGCCGGATACGAATCGGGTGTCAGCTCTGGGAATCCGGCCGGTCGATCGGTCGATTATACGAGCCGTAATAGACCGTCACGTATCTACGAGAATCCGTTGTGTACCGGGCCGGGTTCGACGCGGCTCGGGGAGCTGTCGGCCAGAAGCTTCTACACCGTGTGCCACGGTTCAGGATTTGCAGCCGGACACGTGTACGCGGGTATTCCCCGGTTGGGTGCACGCATCGCGGCATTAGCACTGTGAGTAGCGCTTTGCACTCGGAACGGTTGGTACGCTTGTGTGAAAAGGCTCGACATCTTCGATGTACAGGGAGGATAGAAAGACTCGCGTCGTGTCATAGAAACACGTTTCGCTTTATGTtactttttcgaaatatttcgtaGACTAATGAGGCATGGATAATGCGTATCTAGAGTCACGAGCTGGTATATACTTAACGCTAAAAGTACCGAGCCATCGAGTTGCCTTTTTCTAACTTTTCCATAACGCTGAAAGTGAAAACTATTTCTTCAGTGGTTcctcaaagaaaaatttgttattttattgtttggaAAAGCAGAAATTGGGAATCGGTCACAATGACTCATTCCTAATTTTCtcctttgtaattattgaaagggCACAGATACTTGTTTGGGGAATCATTAAgaaaactgatttagtaatacctaaactgataTACAAGCCAATTGCAATCTTAACAACTACACACGTGTGGTTCTACAAAGAAAGGgtaaaaagtcagtttaactgctggataattttagtgttaatgcatAAAATTTGTCAGCTTTTTCAGACACCCTAACGTACTAGCAGTCGATACTCCGgtattctagtattctagtaATCTAGTAGCCGATCGACACGAGTAACATTTAGCGATAAAGGTTCGACAAGAAGAGGACGTCGGGTACGAGTAATCGGATTGCGGCCGCCTCCGTCTTATTCGCTTGCCGCTGGATAGGAAACGGTCCCAAGACAATCAGAGTAATCTTCgtttaattacgaaattattTCGAGTGCAGAAGCTTTCACGAACTCGTAATCGATTCGTCTCTAAACATCGTACCGGTGCTTTTCAATTAAAACTTTTTACCGGCCAGTACGAGGACCACCGCCGCGGCCTGGTAAAAACGGTCGACCCGCCGAGGGGCGAAGAACCGTTCCCCGTAATTAATTCAATGTTAGATTCGTTACACCGTACTTTACATTCCGTAGTCGTCAAAGTCTAACGACTCTGTCAGCAGGGGAAAGAATATATACTGACGTTCCCCTTTTTCTTTTAGGACGTACTTCTGGATTCGATTCGTTCCAACGCCAGACGACAGAACCATTACAAGATTCCCTTTCTATGGTAACTATCTCTAGATCCATGCaaaattctaatatattttctaattaatttactttCTTCTGTAAACAGACTTCACCTATTAGACACTATtcagattaacccttagcagtcctatgtctacctgttttaacaattttttctatatttatttgtatcacaattgtaacatttaaaggtaacacttcaatgactctcaaatattcttgaataataaatagagcgtcatattaagctgttatcgaatgaacgtcgacgtgaacctcaaattgagaaaccaagagcacttcagacaaagggttaacactaccaccagatggatcaaaacgaccattcctgatttcatttttccagTTATTCAACAGACAACATGCTTCTCTGGAAAGGTACTAGAGAAACTAGTTTATCAATAGACAATCTGAATTGCAAACCAACTGAAGTCTCAATAATTGTCTTGAGGTTTCCACAGAAAAGACAATTCAACTGGTTCCAGTATGGAGCGCAGAGTATGCAGAAGAGATTAGGATAACCATAATGAAAGGAGTCGATGGTACGCGAACAAACACGGAGATTTGTGTCTAGCCATTATTTGCTTGCAGCAGATCACTCGAAAACATTCCAACCGTTCCCTCTTTCAGATTGTCCGGCGACGCGGGATCCGCAGATGGAGGAACATTCGCGAGCGGATCGGCGAGGCAGGCGGCGGCAGCGCCGCGTAAATTTATCGCCGAAGCTCCGCTGGGGTCAGTTAAAGCCACGGCTTTAATGTCCGCGGTGAACGCGCAACAAGGGGATACACGTGTACACATGTTCGCCCGGTAATTCTGAATCGAGTTGGAACACTATGCGCAGCAGATCTTTTTCCAACGATCGCCACGATTGTCCACGGAGCCTCGCCGCTGCGAGCCAACAGATAACGCGGCTTCCGCTCCTCCGGCGCGCCAGCACCGGAGTCGTAAAAACCTCGGAACGAGTCGTTGCCGCCGCACGATGTAAATATCCGTTATTACAGATAATCACGAGGAGAGCCGTCCTCCTTCGGCTCGCGCGCGGCCACCCTTCGGTCTACCCTGGCCGCCCTATATTGTTAATCTTGACGGTTGCTCGTTACGTAGCCCGCTTTTTATTATAGACGTTCGCATCTCGGCGATAGCTATTCGAACGGCCGTAATGAGACTGAGGGCGCAAGAACTGGGTCGAGGGAAAATTTCGTTTACAGTGGTGATACTTGAGCTACCGTAAACTCGTCTACGGACCTCTCAATATTCACGTATCGCGACGAGCTTTACCATttctcattaaccccttgcttgtgatttatttctgagCTGTGGTCGATGCAACTTTGTCAGTGGTAATTCATTGGATAGAGACgttctaggtatattctatgcctacCTTTGCTGTGAAATgtaattgataacggaagaataatatttcatttagattcACAAtacaaacgataattatttgcaaacatttttatattatacataatgctaatgcggtgacattcggcaagataaacgtgcaatactTGAATTTACAAATTTCAGATTTCGCAAGATGGAACATCTCCCCAGCCAGCTCTACTCTCACCAAGATTCTGATGAGTTCTATCAATTCCACCCCGTCATTCTAAAAGCATTTATCGAGTGGTCCTCAATGATGGTTCCCAGCTAAATCACACATCAactgttaaaataatataaaaggaaGAAAACTACGCGTCCTCTCGCGTAACTAAAACACTTGTTCGCGTCTTTCCAAAATGAAGATCTCACTCTGCCGAAATCTCGACGTTGGTCCGCAACGGATTAACCAGCCAACCCTAAATCGAATCGCAGCGCGTGGAGCAGTTACAGGAATTCCGCGCGGCGAGCGATCTAATGAAATCGTTACCGGCGTCCTCTCGGCACGGCTGGACGACAAAGAATCGGCCGCTGTAGCACGAGCGTTTCCGGCGTGGCCGCTTTAACGAGGAATCTTTGCCCGTGACCGGTGACTTCGATCGATGGTTCCGTTTCCGGCGAAGAAGGGGACACCGAGTGCAGCCCGTTACCTTTTCTCCGATCCGGTTTGCCCCGCGGCGTCCTGCGGCCATGTAAGAAAGATGGGTCGAATGAAGACGCGGCGGAATTCCGTCGTTCGATGCCTCCCCCCATGCGAAGAATTTATCGACATCGGTAAACATCCACGCAGAATTTCCCTTTGAACCCCTTTTCGGGAGCCAGATGCAAACGacgctcgcctcgcctcgccaaGCGTCCCTTGAAATTATTGCGCGCACGCGTGCGCTCCCCTCGTCGCGCTGTGCGACGCTCTTTGTAATCCGCCGTGTTCTTCGGTTCTGCTTGAGAACGAGGCTCAGTATTTAGTGTTTCAATCGCGTTTCCGTTTCTTCAACGTTGCAATCGCGCACTCTTTTTCGAGTCGGCCACGTTCCCATTTTTGTTGCTAGGTTCGTTCAGTTTTTTTAACTCAATCGCCTTTTTGTTCCTCGAGCCGCTATATTTTTTTCCAGCGTTTCCCGATGCAATcgcgtttcaattttttttagatTGCCAGGGTGTGACATTTAACGTAGCCGTTAAAGAGCATGAAAACCGTCACTGACGTAGCCATTcgtattgatttaatatttcgtGTTTGCAGATAAACCGAGGACTGCAGCAAGTAATTCTGGGAATCGAGGAGAAAGGGTCCGCTCAAAAATGGCCCCGTAAATGCCGGACAAAATACTGGTTGTTTGTCCACGCTGGGTGCAGTTTGAAGCGTGGCAACAAACGCGAATGAAATCCGAGGATCGCGGAGGCAAACTTGATAAATAATTGCAATACGGAGCGGCGGGTACGCGCGGCGACACTTACCAGAAGCggaaaagttaattaaaattactggGAACAACGACGGGCGCACTCAGACGATATATAAATTCCCAACTGCGTATCGAGGACGAGGAACCAGCGCGGAGATGATCCCGAACGATGTCCGCGACGTACAGGGTGTAACGCAAGCGCATGCTACCGATTTCTATTTCTGTATCGAATAATTCGCAGGCTTTCATAGTATCCCGAGCACTTCGGTATATGTAACGCGTTAAAGTGTAACGCTGATAGCTTCGACTGGAATAGCCGCTCCGAGCAGCTTGTGTAAAGGTAAACAGTCGCGGATTATTGAAACACGATAATAGCTGCAACCTTAAAACAAGGTTAAGTAGGGCGCGTTCGCAGGGACTTTTCTCGTTCCGCGTCGCGATCGGGGACCCATATGTTTCGTTACACTCTGTACATCGTCCGATAATAATCCTGCGGCCCGTCAGAGGTGTTAACCGGCGAACAAGTTCTCCCCGGCTCTTCTCTATCCGCGCCCTCATCTGCCAGCCGGGTCGACGTTTCTTTTGAAGCGGCTCTCCATCTTGGAATTGCTTCACATACAGAGTATTCGCAAGGGGTAGTAGGATTCGACGGGGAAAACGATCGATTCGACCGGTGCCGCGAGTAAAGGAGAGAGAGGAgtggagagagaggagagagagagagaatgattGCCTTCCGCTCGGGCTTGCTCGATTTTCCCCATTTCCTTTCCGCCGCGTACGCGGCTCGTTGCACGGTTTATACCTGGACCCGGTAATTGAGCGATTCGATGctctccgttcgttcgttcgttcggtcaAAGTTACGCAGCTGATACGCTGTCTTTAGAGcactctctttctttttctgccCAATCTGATCTAGCTAAGTGAACGTCTTAACCGATTAATCTGCATTGTGAGACTAACAAGTCGGACAAATTTTTGTTCGGTCGGTTAAAGTTATGCGGCTGATACGCTGTCTTTAGAGCACTCTTTTTTTCTGTTGAATTTGATCTAGCTAAGTGAACGTCTTAACCTCTgcttcgattaaccctttgcactc includes the following:
- the LOC116434801 gene encoding uncharacterized protein LOC116434801 isoform X1 — translated: MAGYESGVSSGNPAGRSVDYTSRNRPSRIYENPLCTGPGSTRLGELSARSFYTVCHGSGFAAGHVYAGIPRLGARIAALALTYFWIRFVPTPDDRTITRFPFYVIQQTTCFSGKKRQFNWFQYGAQSMQKRLG
- the LOC116434801 gene encoding uncharacterized protein LOC116434801 isoform X2 → MLQPRFRGYVQLTHGAKLRRQRLTGRTSGFDSFQRQTTEPLQDSLSMSVILSCYRMNVDVNLKLRNQEHFRQRVNTTTRWIKTTIPDFIFPVIQQTTCFSGKKRQFNWFQYGAQSMQKRLG